TTCTTCTCAACCACTGCTGCCTTTGCTGCTGCCTTTTTGTTTGCTCTCGCATTTGCCATAGTATTCACCTAACATCCTTCCAAAAAATTAATCAACAGTTTATATTTCCTTAAAAATTATAAAGCAGACCATCCTTTTTGTCAACTAAGCACGCAAGCTAATTCCAAGCTCTTTTAACGCATTGACAATCGCATCCATTGCCGTTACAACTTCTTTCTCCTCCAAAGTTCTCTCCTTGCGACGGAATGTAATTGTATAGGCCATTGACTTAAATCCCTCCTGAATCTGGTCTCCCTCATAGATATCAAATAGAGCATAAGATTCTAGACTGTCACCACCAAATTTTTCAATTACCTCTTCAATCTGTCCAGCCAAAATTTCTTTTGGAACAACCATAGAAATATCTCTTGTCATTGCTGGATACTTTGCAATGCCGGTATACTTAATATCAAAAGAAGTAAATGGAATGAGTGCCGGCATATCCAATACAGCAATATATGTCTTTTCTCCAAGCTTATAATTTTGTGCAACTTCTGGATGAACCTCACCCAGATAGCCCAAAGTCTTTCCACAATAAATGATATCTGCTCTTCTTCCTGGATGCAAAAATGGTCTATCGCAATGAGGTTCATAGGTGACTTTTTCCTTTAAACCAACTCGCTCAAAAAACTCTTCCACAACGCCCTTCATCACAAAGAAATCACCCGCTCCATAAAATCCAAGAGCAAATTGCATTCTTTCATCTGGAAGCTCTGTCAACGGCAAAGTCTTTGGTCTGTAAACATTGGCAAGCTCATAGAGTTTGACATCCTTATTTCTTCTGTTGTAATTTGTAGACAATGAATTGAGAAGACCATGTAATGGTGTCGTTCTCATCACCGAGAAATCTTCTCCAAGTGGATTCATAATTTCGATTGCCATGCGATCCTTGCTGTCCTTTGCAAAGTTTAAACGATCAAAAACTTTTGGACTTTCAAATGAATAGTTCATTGCCTCAGAAAATCCCAAAAATTGTGCTGTTTCTCTCGCCTGTTCTTCGATGCGTAACTTATAGGTAATTCCTCCCATCGTTGCCTCTCCACTTGGTAATGTTGTCGGAATCTTATCATAGCCAAAGAATCTTGCCACTTCCTCTGCCAGATCAGCCATTACATGGATGTCCTGACGAAATGTTGGTGCAACAATCTCATTGGTCTTTTCATCATACATCAACTCAATTTTTTCAAAGTAGCCAATCATCTCTTCCTTTGAAATATTCGTTCCGAGCAAACGATTGATTCGGTCTGGTTCAAATTTTACACGAGATGGTTCAACCTTATTTGGATAGATGTCCACAACACCACCGACGACCTCACCTGCACCCAATTCCTCGATAAGTTCACAGGCACGATTGATCGCATCGATGGCATTATTGGGATCAAGTCCCTTTTCAAACTTTCCAGATGCATCTGTGCGAAGTCCGAGACGTTTGGATGAGAGTCGGATATTTGTGCCATCAAATGTTGCTGCCTCAAAAATCATAGTCTGCACATCATCTGTAATCTTTGAATTCTCACCGCCCATAATTCCCGCAATGCCGATTGCCTTTTCCCCATCACGAATCATTAAAACCTGATCATCTAACTTTCTCTCTTGACCATCCAATGTCTCAAAGAGTTCGCCATTTTCTGCACGCTTTACAACAATTTTCTTTCCTGCAATATTTTCATAGTCATAGGCATGCATTGGCTGACCATATTCTTCCATCACATAGTTTGTAATGTCAACAATGTTGTTGATTGGGCGAATTCCACTTGCTGCCAGTCGCTTTTGCATCCACTTTGGAGAAGGAGCAAGTTGAATATTCTTAACCATTCTTGCTGTATATCGCTTACAAAGTTCTGTGTCCTCTACATCCACAGTCAAAAAGTCATTGACATTCTCGTGATTTCCTGTTGGCTTAATCTTTGGAAGAACAAATTCTTTTCCAAATGTCGCTGCGGCCTCTCTGGCAATTCCAATCACAGCATAACAATCCACACGATTGGAAGTAATCTCGTATTCAAAGACAGTATCTCGAAGACCAATGACTTCGATGGCATCATCTCCTGGCACACTATCTGTTGGCAAAATATAAATTCCACTTTCTGGTGCGTCAGGATAGTACTCTCGATCTGCACCGAGCTCTTCAATAGAGCACATCATTCCAAAAGATTCTACACCGCGAAGCTTTCCCTTTTTAATTCGGATGCCATCTTCTGGCAGCGGTCCACCATCATGTCCCCCTGCAACCTTTCCTCCATCAAGGACTACGGGAACCTTGTCTCCCACATGGACATTTGACGCCCCCGTTACAATTTGAATTGGTGCGTCCGCTCCAATATTTACCTGACAAATAATCAACTTATCTGCATCTGGGTGCTTTTCAATTGAACAAATTTCTCCCACTACAATTTTTTCTAAATTCTTGTCCAGCTCCCGATAGCCTTCAACCTTTGTTCCCGTAAGCGTCATTGCCTCCGTATAATCGTGTGCACTCACCTCTAAACCTGGCACATACGCTTTAATCCAAGATAATGCTGTATCCATTACTCTCTCCTTATCTGTCTTATTTTAGAACTGCTGTAAAAAACGAATATCATTTTCATATAATAGGCGCATATCATCAATTTCATATTTCAAAAGTGCGATTCTTTCCAGGCCCACACCAAAGGCAAAACCTGTATATTCATTTTTATCCACACCACACATATCCAGCACATTTGGATGCACCATTCCACAACCTAAGATTTCAATCCAGCCACTGCCCTTACAGAAACGACATCCCTTGCCTCCACATTTAAAACAAGTTACATCCATCTCCGCACTTGGCTCTGTAAATGGGAAGTGATGCGGTCTAAATTTCACTTTTGTCTCTGGTCCAAAAAGCATTTTGGCAAATTCTGCCAAAGTTCCCTTTAAATCTGCAAATGTAATATTCTTATCAATAACCAATCCTTCGACCTGATGGAAACTTGGAGAATGTGTTGCATCAACTTCATCAGAACGGAAAACTCGACCTGGAGAAATCATACGGATTGGCAATTTTCCCTTTTCCATCATTCTGGCTTGCACTGGAGAAGTTTGTGTTCTCAACACAATTTCCTTGTTGATATAAAATGTATCTTGCTCGTCCTTTGCTGGGTGATTGGCTGGAATATTGAGCTTTGCAAAATTGTACTCATCATACTCAATCTCTGGTCCTTCCACAACTTCATAGCCCATGGAGGTGAAAATTCTCTCCACCTCATTGAGTGCAACTGTATTTGGATGACTATGTCCCAATACATTTTTCTTTGCAGGCAAAGTTACATCAATGGTTTCCATCTTCATTTGCTCTTCTCGTGCAATCTTTACCAGTTCATCCTTTGTCTGTGCCAGCTTTTCCTCTAGCATCTGTCTCACTTCATTGACCATCTGTCCAACCTTTGGCTTGTCCTCAGGCAGAACATCCTTCATTCCCTTTAGTACAGCCGTAAGCTCGCCCTTTTTTCCAAGATAGGCAACCTTTAAATCATTGAGCATATCTAGATTATTTACTTTGGCAATCTTTTGAAGTGCCTCTTCTTTAATTTTATCTAATTGTTCCTTAATCATTCCATTCTCCCTCTCTATACATCATCTGTCACAACTACTGTGTGCCACCAATGAGCTCTCTTTTCACATAGTTCATCGCACTTTTTACTGCTGGCACCTGAATAATCAAAAGTGTCAAAATACCCTCAGCTAACAAATAACTATAATTATAAATCACAGGATAAAACATCTTCAAGCTCTGTGGGAAATTTTCTGGCATATAGGAAAACCAATACAAATATCCCCCCAGAGAATGAAAAAAACCTCTCACTATCACAGCCAATAAAAATCCCTTTTCAAAACCATGCTTCTGATTTCTAAATGCCCCTGAAAGTCCCAACGCAGCAAAGGCAAAGAAATAGTCACAGCAAACTTGAAAAATGGAAAGCACATAGGGTTCCTGTAAAAATTGTAAAACGCCATAAGCGAAACCACCTAAAATTCCTGCCTTTAAACCATACCAATAGCCAATTAAACAGACAAAAAACATACTAAACAGTGTAACAGCTCCTCCAAAAGGCATAGCAAAAATTTTAATATACGAAGCAATAAAACCGAGTGCCAATGCCATTGCACATACAATCAACTCTTTAATCTTCATTTTTTCTCCTCTTGCTAAGCAAACTGACTATTATACAAATTTGCATAAAATCCCTTTTTCTCCAGCAACTCCTCATGTTTTCCACTCTCAATAATATGTCCGTCCTTCATAACCATAATGACATCCGCACTTCGAATGGTTGAGAGTCTGTGGGCAACAATAAAGCTTGTCCTTCCCTGCATCATCTTATCAAAGGCATCTTGAATCTTTAATTCGGTTCTCGTATCAATCGAAGATGTTGCCTCATCCAAGATTAAAATTGGAGGTAAGCAAAGCATCACTCTGGCAATACACAAAAGCTGACGCTGACCTGCAGAAAAGTTTTCTCCGCCTTCTGTAATAACAGTATCATAGCCATTTGGTAATCGACGAATAAATCCATCCGCATAGGCTTCCTTCGCCGCAGCCACAATTTCTTCCATACTGGCATCTGGCTTTCCCATAGCAATATTTTCTCTAATGGTTCCAGACTTTAACCAAGTATCCTGCAAAACCATACCAAAGGACTTCACCAAAGAATCCCTTGTCACCTTCTTTGTACTAATCCCCTCAACACTAATCTTTCCACCTGTAATTTCATAAAAACGCATCAAAAGATTAATGACTGTAGTCTTTCCGCAACCTGTCGGCCCAACAAAGGCAACTCTTTGCCCTTTCTTGACATCAATATTGAGATTATCAATAAACTTCTTATCTGGAACATAAGAAAATTCGACATCTTCTAATTTTACATTGCCCTCAACATTTTTTAATTTCACTGCATTTTCTGGATCAGCTACAATCTCACTCTCATCAATCAATGCAAATACTCTAGCTGCACAGGCAATAGAATTTTGTAACTCTGTCACCACGCCCGAAATATCATTGAATGGCTTCGTGTACTGCTGTGCATAGCTCAATACACTTGCTAATTGTCCAACCGAAATATAGCCAGAGATAGCTAAAAGTGCACCTGTAATCCCCACGCCTGCATAGACAAGTGCATTGACAAATCTTGTTGCAGGGTTAGATATCGAGGAGAAAAAGGTTGCCTTGACATAGGCATCTCTTAGATTTTCATCTGCTTGTTCAAAACTATCCAGTGCCATTTCTTCTACACCAAAAGCTTTGATCGTCGAAATTCCTCCCACCATCTCATCGACAATTCCCGTCATCTCTCCACGTCTTGTGGATTGATTTTTAAAATGGACATAGCTCTTCTTTGCAATAAATGCAGCCACAAACATAGACAGTGGAGTGACCAAAATAACAACCAATGTAATTCGAATACTGACGCTGAACATAAAGACTAAAGTCAAAAGAATTGTCAACACTCCCGTGAGTAATTGGGAAAATCCAAGAAGTAAACCATCTGAGAATTGATCCACATCATTAATAATTCGACTGATGATATCTCCATGACTGTTTCCATCAATGTAGGAGATGGGAAGTCTTTGCAATTTATCAAAGGCTTGCATTCGAATATCTCGAATCATTCGATACACCACCGAATTATTGATTGCTGACATCAACCACTGTGCAACAGAAGTAACCATCATTGCCAAAATCATCTGAAGAATAATTTTTGCAAGTTTTTCAAAGTTTACATGATCCTTTCCCAATATGGTGTCCACTGCTTTTCCTGTAAGTATAGGAAGAAGTAAGGTTGTAATCACCACAACGATGGCAAGAAGAATACCCAAACACATACGCAGACGATAGGGCTTAATTAATATCAATATTCTTCGCATTGTACTCTTTGAATTATTTTTCTGCATTGTTCTCTACCTCCTCCCTTGAAAGCTGCGACATACAAATTTCTTGATAGACCTGACAATGTTTTACTAAATCTTCATGTTTTCCCATTCCAACAATTCTTCCATCATCAAGTACCAAAATCTGGTCTGCGTGGCGAATGGAAGAAATCCTCTGTGAAACCATAAATACGGTGGTCCCCACAAGTTCATTTTTAATAGCATTTCGAAGTTTGGCATCGGTCGCATAGTCAAGGGCGGAGGAAGAATCATCTAAAATCAATACCTTTGGTTTTTTTACCAATGTCCTTGTAATCGAAAGACGCTGCTTTTGACCACCAGAAAAGTTTGCACCAAGTTGTCTTACTGGTTCGTCCAATCTTCCCTCTTTTTTGTTGATAACTTCAGCTGCCTGTGCAATACTCGC
This region of Lachnospiraceae bacterium oral taxon 096 genomic DNA includes:
- the pheS gene encoding phenylalanine--tRNA ligase subunit alpha; the protein is MKEQLDKIKEEALQKIAKVNNLDMLNDLKVAYLGKKGELTAVLKGMKDVLPEDKPKVGQMVNEVRQMLEEKLAQTKDELVKIAREEQMKMETIDVTLPAKKNVLGHSHPNTVALNEVERIFTSMGYEVVEGPEIEYDEYNFAKLNIPANHPAKDEQDTFYINKEIVLRTQTSPVQARMMEKGKLPIRMISPGRVFRSDEVDATHSPSFHQVEGLVIDKNITFADLKGTLAEFAKMLFGPETKVKFRPHHFPFTEPSAEMDVTCFKCGGKGCRFCKGSGWIEILGCGMVHPNVLDMCGVDKNEYTGFAFGVGLERIALLKYEIDDMRLLYENDIRFLQQF
- a CDS encoding phenylalanine--tRNA ligase subunit beta, which gives rise to MDTALSWIKAYVPGLEVSAHDYTEAMTLTGTKVEGYRELDKNLEKIVVGEICSIEKHPDADKLIICQVNIGADAPIQIVTGASNVHVGDKVPVVLDGGKVAGGHDGGPLPEDGIRIKKGKLRGVESFGMMCSIEELGADREYYPDAPESGIYILPTDSVPGDDAIEVIGLRDTVFEYEITSNRVDCYAVIGIAREAAATFGKEFVLPKIKPTGNHENVNDFLTVDVEDTELCKRYTARMVKNIQLAPSPKWMQKRLAASGIRPINNIVDITNYVMEEYGQPMHAYDYENIAGKKIVVKRAENGELFETLDGQERKLDDQVLMIRDGEKAIGIAGIMGGENSKITDDVQTMIFEAATFDGTNIRLSSKRLGLRTDASGKFEKGLDPNNAIDAINRACELIEELGAGEVVGGVVDIYPNKVEPSRVKFEPDRINRLLGTNISKEEMIGYFEKIELMYDEKTNEIVAPTFRQDIHVMADLAEEVARFFGYDKIPTTLPSGEATMGGITYKLRIEEQARETAQFLGFSEAMNYSFESPKVFDRLNFAKDSKDRMAIEIMNPLGEDFSVMRTTPLHGLLNSLSTNYNRRNKDVKLYELANVYRPKTLPLTELPDERMQFALGFYGAGDFFVMKGVVEEFFERVGLKEKVTYEPHCDRPFLHPGRRADIIYCGKTLGYLGEVHPEVAQNYKLGEKTYIAVLDMPALIPFTSFDIKYTGIAKYPAMTRDISMVVPKEILAGQIEEVIEKFGGDSLESYALFDIYEGDQIQEGFKSMAYTITFRRKERTLEEKEVVTAMDAIVNALKELGISLRA
- a CDS encoding ABC transporter ATP-binding protein: MQKNNSKSTMRRILILIKPYRLRMCLGILLAIVVVITTLLLPILTGKAVDTILGKDHVNFEKLAKIILQMILAMMVTSVAQWLMSAINNSVVYRMIRDIRMQAFDKLQRLPISYIDGNSHGDIISRIINDVDQFSDGLLLGFSQLLTGVLTILLTLVFMFSVSIRITLVVILVTPLSMFVAAFIAKKSYVHFKNQSTRRGEMTGIVDEMVGGISTIKAFGVEEMALDSFEQADENLRDAYVKATFFSSISNPATRFVNALVYAGVGITGALLAISGYISVGQLASVLSYAQQYTKPFNDISGVVTELQNSIACAARVFALIDESEIVADPENAVKLKNVEGNVKLEDVEFSYVPDKKFIDNLNIDVKKGQRVAFVGPTGCGKTTVINLLMRFYEITGGKISVEGISTKKVTRDSLVKSFGMVLQDTWLKSGTIRENIAMGKPDASMEEIVAAAKEAYADGFIRRLPNGYDTVITEGGENFSAGQRQLLCIARVMLCLPPILILDEATSSIDTRTELKIQDAFDKMMQGRTSFIVAHRLSTIRSADVIMVMKDGHIIESGKHEELLEKKGFYANLYNSQFA
- a CDS encoding energy-coupled thiamine transporter ThiT, which gives rise to MKIKELIVCAMALALGFIASYIKIFAMPFGGAVTLFSMFFVCLIGYWYGLKAGILGGFAYGVLQFLQEPYVLSIFQVCCDYFFAFAALGLSGAFRNQKHGFEKGFLLAVIVRGFFHSLGGYLYWFSYMPENFPQSLKMFYPVIYNYSYLLAEGILTLLIIQVPAVKSAMNYVKRELIGGTQ